The genomic segment ATATCACATATTGACATGCTATTTATCCAACTTATAATCACTGagaaagaatatattattaaatttcGCGTTTTATATAACCTTTCCTTATTCTTATGGTGACATGTATATTTAGTAAGTtcattatatgaataacaCTTATTTTGAACAATAGTCATGGTAAgagaatataaaatggataaaggaaatataaacaaataaatatataaatatataaatatatatatatatatatatatatatatatacatgtatatatattcacaGGAGTAATATAAAGTAGCGACAACTTATCTATTTctatatacattttaatttcatattctctaatattatttaaatattattttcatttaaa from the Plasmodium reichenowi strain SY57 chromosome Unknown, whole genome shotgun sequence genome contains:
- a CDS encoding hypothetical protein (conserved Plasmodium protein, unknown function), which produces MTIVQNKCYSYNELTKYTCHHKNKERLYKTRNLIIYSFSVIISWINSMSICD